Proteins from a genomic interval of Toxotes jaculatrix isolate fToxJac2 chromosome 5, fToxJac2.pri, whole genome shotgun sequence:
- the roraa gene encoding nuclear receptor ROR-alpha A isoform X2: MMYFVISAMKAQIEIIPCKICGDKSSGIHYGVITCEGCKGFFRRSQQSNAAYSCPRQKNCLIDRTSRNRCQHCRLQKCLAVGMSRDAVKFGRMSKKQRDSLYAEVQKHRLQQQQRDHQQQPGEAEPLTPSYGLSANGLTELHDDLSGYMDGHTPDGSKPDSAVSSFYLDIQPSPDQSGLDINGIKPEPICDFAPGSGFFPYCSFTNGETSPTVSMAELEHLAQNISKSHMETCQYLREELQQMTWQAFLQEEVESYQNKPREVMWQLCAIKITEAIQYVVEFAKRIDGFMELCQNDQIVLLKAGSLEVVFVRMCRAFDSQNNTVYFDGKYAGPDVFKSLGCDDLISSVFEFGKNLCSMHLSEDEIALFSAFVLMSADRSWLQEKVKVEKLQQKIQLALQHVLQKNHREDGILTKLICKVSTLRALCSRHTEKLTAFKAIYPDIVRAHFPPLYKELFGSDFEQSMPVDG; this comes from the exons CTCAAATCGAAATAATTCCCTGCAAGATCTGTGGAGACAAATCATCAGGCATCCATTACGGCGTGATAACATGTGAAGGCTGTAAG GGCTTCTTCAGGAGGAGTCAGCAGAGCAATGCAGCCTACTCCTGCCCCCGTCAGAAGAACTGCCTGATCGACCGCACCAGCCGCAACCGCTGCCAGCACTGCCGGCTGCAGAAGTGCCTGGCAGTGGGCATGTCACGAGATG CGGTGAAGTTTGGCCGTATGTCGAAGAAGCAGCGAGACAGCCTGTACGCCGAGGTCCAGAAGCAccggctgcagcagcaacagcgtGACCACCAACAACAGCCTGGAGAGGCGGAGCCACTCACACCTAGCTATGGCCTCTCAGCCAATGGCCTCACAGAGCTCCATGACGACCTCAGCGGCTACATGGATGGTCACACCCCTGATGGCAGCAAACCAGACTCTGCGGTCAGCAGCTTCTACCTGGACATCCAGCCGTCTCCTGACCAGTCAGGCCTGGACATCAACGGCATCAAGCCGGAGCCCATCTGCGACTTTGCCCCTGGCTCTGGCTTCTTCCCTTACTGCTCCTTCACCAACGGAGAAACCTCCCCCACCGTGTCCATGGCTGAACTAG AGCACCTGGCCCAGAACATTTCCAAGTCACACATGGAGACATGTCAGTACCTGagggaggagctgcagcagatgacCTGGCAGGCCTTCCTgcaggaagaggtggagagCTACCAGAACAAG CCCCGGGAAGTCATGTGGCAGCTGTGTGCTATCAAAATAACAGAGGCCATTCAGTATGTGGTGGAGTTCGCCAAGCGCATCGACGGCTTCATGGAGCTGTGTCAGAACGATCAGATAGTGCTGCTGAAAGCAG GCTCTTTGGAAGTTGTGTTTGTCAGAATGTGCCGTGCCTTTGACTCGCAAAACAACACAGTCTATTTTGATGGAAAATATGCCGGACCTGATGTGTTCAAGTCATTAG GCTGTGACGACTTGATCAGCTCCGTCTTCGAGTTTGGGAAAAACTTGTGTTCTATGCACCTGTCTGAGGATGAGATCGCCCTGTTCTCCGCCTTTGTGTTGATGTCTGCTG ACCGGTCCTGGCTCCAGGAGAAGGTGAAGGTGGAGAAACTCCAGCAGAAGATCCAACTGGCCCTCCAGCACGTCCTGCAGAAGAACCACAGAGAGGATGGTATACTTACAAAG tTGATATGCAAAGTGTCGACACTGCGAGCGCTGTGCAGTAGGCATACAGAGAAGCTTACAGCTTTCAAAGCAATATACCCAGACATTGTGCGTGCCCATTTCCCCCCCTTATACAAGGAGCTGTTCGGATCAGACTTTGAGCAGTCCATGCCCGTTGACGGGTAG